In a single window of the Flavobacterium sp. W4I14 genome:
- a CDS encoding CRP-like cAMP-binding protein (product_source=COG0664; cath_funfam=2.60.120.10; cog=COG0664; pfam=PF00027; smart=SM00100; superfamily=51206), with amino-acid sequence MTIAPLIDYFKKYLPLNSGEINLLAERTTHRKIKRRQMILQEGFVCKHYTFVEKGCFKMYGIDEKGTEHNLGFAAENDWVADLGSFYSGKPSKLFIEAIEPSTIVQIEHQDLLYLYVNSPKFDRNFRVIVEEKFIELQNRLLQNFSSNAEQRYLDFLTQYAALASRLPNTQIASYLGITPEFLSKIRKNISLK; translated from the coding sequence TTGACGATAGCACCATTAATTGACTATTTTAAAAAGTATCTTCCTTTAAATTCCGGGGAAATAAACTTGCTTGCCGAAAGAACGACACACAGGAAAATAAAACGGAGGCAAATGATCTTGCAGGAAGGCTTTGTTTGCAAACATTATACGTTTGTTGAGAAAGGCTGCTTTAAAATGTATGGCATCGATGAAAAAGGGACGGAACATAATCTGGGGTTTGCAGCAGAGAATGATTGGGTTGCTGACCTTGGAAGTTTCTATTCGGGAAAACCGAGCAAACTTTTTATAGAAGCCATTGAACCTTCAACTATTGTACAGATTGAGCACCAGGACTTGCTTTATCTTTATGTGAATTCACCAAAGTTTGATAGAAATTTTCGGGTAATCGTGGAGGAAAAGTTCATTGAACTTCAAAACCGCTTGTTACAAAATTTCAGTTCAAATGCAGAGCAACGCTATCTTGATTTTCTGACACAATATGCAGCGCTAGCTTCAAGATTACCCAATACGCAGATCGCTTCCTATCTGGGCATCACGCCTGAATTTCTCAGCAAGATCAGAAAAAATATATCATTAAAATAA
- a CDS encoding putative transposase (product_source=KO:K07491; cog=COG1943; ko=KO:K07491; pfam=PF01797; superfamily=143422; transmembrane_helix_parts=Inside_1_12,TMhelix_13_35,Outside_36_181) → MSRKYKFYNKEGLYFVSFATVYWIDVFVRLQYFNILIESLDYCRKNKGMEIYCWCIMPSHVHLIFSAKNNNPGDVLRDFKVHTSKKLQREISENIQESRKEWLLWMFKRAGEKNSNITNGQFWQQHNKPIELWSNEVIDQKVDYIHNNPVEAGFVTEDYHWKYSSAIDFSGEKGLLEIDII, encoded by the coding sequence ATGAGCAGAAAATATAAGTTTTATAACAAAGAGGGACTATATTTTGTCAGCTTTGCAACTGTGTATTGGATTGATGTTTTTGTCAGGTTGCAATATTTTAACATTTTGATAGAGAGTTTGGATTATTGTCGAAAAAATAAAGGCATGGAAATTTATTGCTGGTGCATAATGCCTAGCCATGTACATTTAATATTTAGCGCAAAAAATAATAATCCAGGCGATGTATTACGCGATTTTAAAGTACACACCTCTAAGAAACTTCAAAGGGAGATTAGTGAAAATATACAAGAAAGCAGAAAAGAGTGGCTGCTTTGGATGTTTAAACGAGCTGGAGAAAAAAACAGTAATATAACAAATGGCCAGTTTTGGCAACAGCACAACAAGCCTATTGAGCTGTGGTCAAATGAAGTAATTGATCAAAAAGTCGATTATATCCACAATAATCCGGTTGAGGCAGGCTTTGTAACAGAAGATTACCATTGGAAGTATAGTAGTGCAATAGATTTTTCTGGAGAAAAGGGTTTGTTAGAAATTGATATAATTTAA
- a CDS encoding steroid delta-isomerase-like uncharacterized protein (product_source=TIGR02096; cog=COG5485; pfam=PF07366; superfamily=54427; tigrfam=TIGR02096) yields MGATKEFFDQFLQFINTADENLAQQLISPVAKFHVPFQADPLQGPKGYLTIIGMMRNGFPDIQWSIEEMITENDRVAVRFTMKGTHKGTFFGVPATEKPIAVAAINFYRLSDNQIIEEVGQPDLLALLTQIGAVPAM; encoded by the coding sequence ATGGGAGCAACAAAAGAATTTTTTGATCAATTTTTACAGTTCATCAATACTGCTGACGAAAATTTGGCACAACAATTAATAAGTCCGGTAGCGAAGTTTCATGTGCCTTTTCAGGCTGACCCGCTACAAGGTCCTAAAGGTTATTTAACGATTATTGGAATGATGCGCAACGGCTTTCCGGATATTCAGTGGAGTATTGAAGAAATGATTACTGAGAATGATAGGGTAGCGGTTAGATTTACAATGAAAGGAACTCACAAAGGAACTTTCTTTGGCGTACCCGCAACTGAAAAACCTATTGCAGTTGCAGCAATAAATTTTTACCGTTTGTCTGACAACCAGATCATAGAGGAAGTAGGGCAACCTGATCTACTTGCTTTACTGACTCAAATCGGAGCCGTGCCCGCAATGTGA
- a CDS encoding alpha-glucuronidase (product_source=KO:K01235; cath_funfam=3.20.20.80,3.90.1330.10; cog=COG3661; ko=KO:K01235; pfam=PF07477,PF07488; superfamily=51445,55545) — protein MKKITLLLIIITATVHFLKAEDGHQLWLRHTATKQVKVVSPRKSPVLSIAVQEIKNGWLGKDGAELKFDFVKDGSVTNDGFRLEGNKIAAKTDLGILYGSYELLRRQYLGKSDQNYASNPSYSRRILNHWDNLDGSVERGYAGGSIFWKQGDSSLQLSQADIALYKEYARANASIGINGTVLNNVNASAKILTTAYLQKVQSIATVLRPYGLKVYLSVNFSSPVTVGKLKTADPLVPAVRQWWAAKAKEIYSLIPDFGGFLVKANSEGQPGPQNFGRTHVDGANMMADALSPFGGIVMWRAFVYQPSNEDRTKQAYNEFLKFDGKFKKNVIIQIKNGPLDFQPREPFSPLFGAMIKTPVMPEFQITQEYLGWSNHLVFLSTLWEECLQSDTYRNGKGSTVAACTDGTLDKRTLSAIAGVSNIGLERNWTGHIFAQANWYAFGRLAWDNKLKSEDIADEWIRQTFLSPTEKKMERTFVKPIKEMMMQSRAAAVDYMMPLGLHHIFAEGHHYGPAPWFSNKAIRADWTSVYYHNADLLGVGFNRSSTGSNAVEQYHEPLRSTFNSLKSCPEEYLLWFHHVPWTYKLKDGNDLWTSLCYRYDSGLQSVRAFQRIWDSTKGLVDDERFKSVQSKLKTQSRDAQVWKDACLLYFQQFSKREIPYNLERPIYELDTLKKLTKSKDYE, from the coding sequence AAGGTGGTATCACCAAGAAAGTCGCCAGTATTAAGCATTGCTGTACAAGAAATTAAAAACGGGTGGCTGGGAAAAGATGGCGCAGAACTAAAATTTGATTTTGTTAAAGATGGCTCGGTTACCAATGATGGATTTCGTTTGGAAGGCAATAAAATTGCCGCTAAAACGGATCTGGGGATCCTTTATGGAAGCTACGAGCTCCTTAGAAGGCAGTATTTAGGAAAGTCTGATCAAAATTATGCATCCAATCCCTCCTATTCAAGAAGAATCCTTAACCACTGGGATAATCTGGATGGTTCTGTAGAACGGGGGTACGCCGGTGGTTCGATATTTTGGAAACAGGGCGATTCTTCACTTCAGCTCAGTCAGGCAGATATCGCGTTGTACAAAGAATACGCAAGAGCCAATGCCTCAATAGGCATAAATGGCACAGTGCTCAATAACGTAAACGCTTCGGCAAAAATCCTCACCACAGCCTATCTTCAAAAGGTTCAGTCTATCGCCACAGTATTGCGTCCATATGGCTTAAAAGTTTATTTATCAGTTAACTTTTCCTCACCCGTTACAGTTGGAAAACTTAAAACCGCCGATCCTCTCGTTCCCGCCGTTAGGCAATGGTGGGCAGCTAAGGCTAAAGAAATTTATTCACTGATTCCTGATTTTGGAGGATTTCTTGTAAAAGCCAATAGCGAAGGGCAACCTGGCCCTCAAAATTTCGGAAGAACACACGTTGATGGCGCCAATATGATGGCTGATGCGCTCTCCCCTTTTGGAGGGATTGTAATGTGGCGTGCCTTTGTATATCAACCAAGTAATGAAGACCGTACCAAACAAGCCTATAATGAGTTTTTAAAATTTGATGGTAAATTCAAGAAAAATGTAATTATCCAGATCAAAAACGGACCACTTGATTTTCAGCCCCGAGAGCCATTCAGTCCCTTATTCGGGGCTATGATTAAAACCCCTGTAATGCCAGAGTTTCAGATCACTCAGGAGTATTTGGGCTGGTCAAATCACCTGGTTTTCTTGTCTACCCTTTGGGAAGAATGTTTACAAAGCGATACCTACCGAAACGGTAAGGGAAGTACTGTAGCGGCCTGTACAGATGGGACATTGGATAAACGAACTTTAAGTGCGATTGCAGGGGTATCCAATATTGGCCTGGAGCGGAATTGGACCGGGCATATTTTCGCGCAGGCCAATTGGTACGCTTTCGGCAGACTTGCCTGGGACAATAAACTTAAGAGTGAAGATATTGCGGATGAATGGATTAGGCAAACTTTTTTAAGTCCTACAGAAAAGAAAATGGAGCGAACCTTTGTAAAGCCGATAAAAGAGATGATGATGCAGAGCAGAGCAGCAGCTGTGGATTACATGATGCCTTTAGGATTACACCACATTTTTGCCGAAGGCCACCATTACGGACCTGCCCCATGGTTCTCGAATAAAGCCATCAGGGCCGACTGGACTTCGGTATACTACCACAATGCAGACCTTTTAGGAGTGGGTTTTAACAGAAGCAGCACTGGTAGTAATGCCGTTGAGCAGTACCATGAACCACTCCGATCTACATTTAATAGCCTGAAAAGTTGTCCGGAAGAATATTTGTTGTGGTTTCACCATGTTCCATGGACTTATAAACTTAAAGATGGGAACGACCTTTGGACATCGCTTTGTTATCGTTACGATTCGGGTTTGCAAAGTGTTCGTGCTTTCCAGCGCATTTGGGACAGTACCAAGGGCTTGGTTGATGATGAGCGGTTTAAATCCGTGCAGTCGAAACTCAAGACCCAAAGCCGCGATGCACAGGTTTGGAAGGACGCCTGTTTGTTATATTTCCAGCAGTTTAGCAAACGAGAAATTCCTTACAATTTGGAACGACCGATATATGAATTGGATACTTTGAAAAAGCTGACCAAAAGTAAGGACTATGAATAG
- a CDS encoding quaternary ammonium compound-resistance protein SugE (product_source=KO:K11741; cog=COG2076; ko=KO:K11741; pfam=PF00893; superfamily=103481; transmembrane_helix_parts=Outside_1_29,TMhelix_30_52,Inside_53_58,TMhelix_59_81,Outside_82_84,TMhelix_85_107,Inside_108_108) encodes MNWILLAIAGLCEVAFASCLGKAREATGSAVYLWYLGFFITMSLSMLLLMKVTQTMPIGTAYAVWTGIGAVGTVVVGILVFKDPATFWRLFFLSTLVISLIGLKLVAE; translated from the coding sequence ATGAATTGGATTTTATTAGCAATCGCCGGCCTATGTGAAGTCGCTTTTGCATCATGTCTCGGTAAGGCACGGGAAGCGACCGGAAGCGCTGTTTATCTATGGTATCTTGGCTTTTTTATAACCATGTCTCTTAGTATGCTTTTATTAATGAAAGTTACACAGACAATGCCTATTGGAACTGCCTATGCTGTTTGGACAGGTATTGGCGCTGTAGGTACAGTAGTGGTTGGCATACTTGTGTTTAAAGATCCAGCTACTTTCTGGCGCCTCTTTTTCCTGAGTACGTTGGTGATATCCCTGATTGGACTTAAACTTGTAGCGGAATAG